Proteins from a genomic interval of Hornefia porci:
- a CDS encoding aspartate/glutamate racemase family protein, producing the protein MKIKVIMTDKAMDRETMDQRESMLSCAVSEKTEISVDCIKEGPDELDCNTDEAFASPEMVRRSIQAEKEGYDAIVIYCFSDVAIDAIRENVSIPVVGPGETTLAAAGLVCNRYVVITTESRNIARTYRRLRRYAIARDKMSSVRALDVPIGELRKDPTAIEKRLIQVCREAVEKEQIDGVVLGCLGMANYGSAIEKNLPVKVFDPAFIAVAYAEMCVRIGLTHPRASYPLFMNESHVNL; encoded by the coding sequence TTGAAAATCAAAGTAATTATGACTGATAAGGCGATGGACCGGGAAACGATGGATCAGCGCGAAAGTATGTTAAGCTGCGCTGTGTCGGAGAAAACTGAGATATCGGTGGATTGTATAAAAGAAGGTCCGGATGAACTGGACTGTAATACTGATGAGGCATTCGCTTCTCCGGAGATGGTACGAAGAAGCATTCAGGCTGAAAAAGAAGGGTATGATGCTATCGTTATCTACTGTTTCAGCGATGTGGCGATAGATGCAATTCGTGAAAATGTCAGTATTCCTGTGGTCGGCCCGGGAGAAACCACTCTCGCTGCAGCAGGACTTGTCTGCAACCGGTATGTTGTGATCACAACAGAAAGTCGTAACATTGCCCGGACTTATCGCAGGTTAAGGAGGTATGCCATTGCCCGAGACAAAATGAGTTCCGTAAGAGCTTTGGATGTGCCGATTGGGGAACTCAGAAAGGATCCTACGGCCATAGAAAAGCGATTAATTCAAGTATGCCGTGAAGCGGTAGAAAAAGAACAGATTGATGGCGTAGTACTGGGCTGCCTCGGAATGGCAAACTATGGGTCTGCTATAGAAAAGAATCTTCCTGTGAAGGTTTTTGACCCGGCGTTTATCGCTGTAGCTTATGCGGAAATGTGTGTTCGTATCGGTTTGACACACCCGAGGGCATCTTATCCGCTGTTCATGAATGAAAGTCATGTGAACCTTTAA
- the fumC gene encoding class II fumarate hydratase yields the protein MERYRIEHDTMGEVKVPADRYWGAQTERSFENFKIGTHRMPPEVIRAFAVLKKAAAQANEKLGMLDAERAELIGRVCDEITDGKLEGNFPLVIFQTGSGTQSNMNVNEVIANRGNEIAGKKLLHPNDHVNKSQSSNDTFPTAMHIAALCAAEDRLLPAVECLTQTFRRLETEYMDIVKTGRTHLQDATPLTLGQEISGWRSMLEHDAAMLRDSLRYLRELALGGTAVGTGLNAHKDFGKESAAAVSRITGRDFVTAENKFHSLTSKDGLVFVHGAVKALAADLMKIANDVRWLASGPRCGIGELTIPENEPGSSIMPGKVNPTQCEAMTMVCVQVMGHDTTIGLAASQGNFQLNVFMPVMIYDFLESVNLLADACDSFRRNCAEGIRPNRERIDENLRKSLMLVTALNPHIGYENAAKIAKLAHKEGTTLKEAALKLGLVSEEDFDAWVDPSKMV from the coding sequence ATGGAACGGTACAGAATCGAGCACGATACGATGGGCGAGGTAAAAGTCCCCGCGGACAGATACTGGGGCGCTCAGACGGAGCGAAGCTTTGAGAATTTCAAAATCGGGACGCACCGGATGCCGCCGGAGGTGATCCGCGCATTCGCGGTGCTGAAAAAGGCGGCGGCGCAGGCTAACGAAAAGCTCGGAATGCTTGACGCGGAGCGTGCGGAGTTAATCGGCCGTGTATGCGATGAGATTACAGATGGAAAACTGGAGGGGAATTTTCCGCTGGTGATTTTTCAGACAGGAAGCGGAACGCAGTCGAACATGAATGTAAACGAAGTCATCGCCAATCGCGGAAATGAAATCGCCGGGAAAAAGCTCCTTCATCCCAACGACCATGTCAACAAGTCTCAGAGCTCTAACGACACCTTCCCGACCGCGATGCATATCGCGGCGCTCTGCGCCGCAGAGGACCGTCTGCTTCCCGCAGTGGAGTGCCTGACGCAGACCTTCCGGCGACTGGAAACGGAGTACATGGACATCGTCAAGACGGGGCGGACGCATCTGCAGGACGCCACTCCGCTGACGCTGGGTCAGGAGATCAGCGGGTGGAGGTCTATGCTTGAGCACGACGCCGCCATGCTGCGGGACTCTCTGCGCTATCTGCGGGAGCTTGCGCTGGGCGGCACGGCAGTCGGAACGGGTCTGAACGCCCACAAAGATTTTGGAAAGGAGTCGGCTGCCGCCGTCAGCCGGATCACGGGCAGGGATTTTGTTACCGCAGAAAACAAATTTCACTCTCTGACAAGTAAGGACGGACTGGTCTTTGTTCACGGAGCCGTGAAAGCGCTGGCCGCGGATCTCATGAAAATCGCCAACGACGTCCGGTGGCTGGCATCAGGCCCGCGATGCGGAATCGGCGAACTCACGATTCCGGAGAACGAGCCCGGCAGCTCCATCATGCCCGGAAAGGTCAACCCCACGCAGTGTGAAGCGATGACCATGGTCTGCGTTCAGGTCATGGGTCACGACACGACCATCGGGCTGGCGGCGTCGCAGGGGAACTTTCAGCTGAATGTGTTCATGCCGGTGATGATTTACGATTTCCTGGAGTCGGTGAACCTGCTGGCGGACGCCTGCGACTCCTTCCGCAGAAACTGTGCGGAGGGGATTCGCCCGAACAGGGAGCGAATAGATGAAAATCTGCGGAAATCGCTGATGTTGGTCACCGCGCTGAACCCGCATATCGGATATGAAAACGCGGCGAAGATCGCCAAACTGGCGCATAAGGAAGGAACGACGCTGAAGGAAGCGGCCCTCAAGCTGGGGCTGGTGTCTGAGGAGGATTTCGACGCCTGGGTTGACCCGTCGAAGATGGTGTGA
- a CDS encoding polysaccharide deacetylase family protein, producing MELERPVWPRGNRCAATVTLNLNAELFWLDLDPDCADKPKTLSLGQYGMNRGIGRILDILEQRKLRATAFVPGWAAEHYADTLRSIAARGHEIGIMGSRDENMALYTKEEQKSSLKKSIEAVKKICGVTPRGFRTPQGELTLETLQAAKELGLTYSSNLSCDDRPCEIDLGDGETMTEIPIHWVNYDLPYFAFNYHPAFPAGQGRIANYTGVLDNWIDEFDGAAEYGLCYVLQLDPAMIGAPGRTGLLEELLDHMQSEKDVWFATCGEIAEYSKKQDE from the coding sequence ATGGAACTGGAAAGACCGGTATGGCCGCGGGGAAATCGCTGTGCCGCGACAGTCACGTTAAACCTGAATGCGGAGCTGTTCTGGCTGGACCTGGATCCGGACTGTGCGGACAAGCCTAAGACGCTGTCCCTCGGCCAGTATGGAATGAATCGGGGCATCGGCAGAATCCTGGACATTCTGGAGCAGCGGAAGCTGCGCGCGACAGCCTTTGTGCCCGGATGGGCGGCGGAGCATTATGCAGATACCCTGCGAAGCATTGCGGCGCGGGGACATGAGATCGGCATCATGGGCAGCCGCGATGAGAATATGGCTTTGTACACAAAGGAAGAGCAGAAGAGTTCCCTGAAAAAGAGCATAGAAGCGGTCAAAAAGATCTGCGGCGTAACGCCGCGGGGGTTTCGGACTCCTCAGGGAGAGCTGACGCTGGAAACGCTGCAGGCGGCAAAAGAGCTCGGTCTCACGTATTCCAGCAATCTCAGCTGTGACGACCGCCCCTGTGAGATCGATCTCGGCGACGGAGAAACCATGACGGAGATTCCTATTCACTGGGTCAACTATGATCTGCCGTATTTCGCCTTCAATTATCATCCGGCGTTCCCTGCGGGTCAGGGACGCATTGCGAATTACACGGGGGTTCTGGACAACTGGATCGATGAATTCGACGGGGCGGCTGAGTACGGACTTTGCTATGTGCTGCAGCTGGATCCGGCCATGATCGGCGCGCCGGGGAGGACGGGTCTTCTGGAGGAGCTGCTGGATCATATGCAGTCAGAGAAGGACGTCTGGTTCGCGACATGCGGTGAAATCGCGGAGTACAGCAAAAAACAGGATGAATGA
- a CDS encoding NAD(P)-dependent malic enzyme, whose protein sequence is MDYNEIALKKHAEWRGKLSVESKAPITNRDELSVAYTPGVAAPCLEISKDESLAYTYTGKGNTVAVITDGSAVLGLGDIGPSAGMPVMEGKCALFKTFANIDAVPICVNSKDPDVIVDTVFHISKSFGGINLEDIGAPRCFEIERRLIEKCDIPVFHDDQHGTAIITAAAILNALKVTGKKPGELRIAFSGAGAAGISIAKMFLRFGFGDIILCGSRGTIYEGAPYNNPEQEAMARVTNKDNLAGSLADAMKGADIFIGVSRPGVVTQDMIRSMAKDPIVFPMANPVPEIMPELAREAGAAVVGTGRSDFANQVNNVIAFPGIFRGALDCRATKITEEMKEAAARAIAAVIPEEELRADYVLPDGFNPLVVERVAAAVKEAWGKYGA, encoded by the coding sequence ATGGACTATAATGAAATTGCGCTGAAGAAGCATGCGGAATGGAGAGGGAAACTTTCCGTCGAAAGCAAAGCTCCGATAACAAATCGGGATGAGCTGTCGGTCGCTTATACGCCGGGCGTAGCCGCGCCCTGCCTGGAGATAAGTAAGGACGAATCGCTGGCCTATACCTACACGGGAAAGGGCAATACCGTGGCTGTGATTACAGATGGCAGCGCGGTCCTCGGGCTCGGAGACATCGGACCGTCGGCCGGAATGCCGGTCATGGAGGGAAAGTGCGCGCTGTTCAAGACCTTCGCGAATATCGACGCGGTGCCGATCTGCGTGAACAGTAAGGATCCGGATGTGATTGTGGATACGGTGTTCCACATTTCCAAAAGCTTCGGCGGTATCAACCTGGAGGATATCGGTGCTCCGCGCTGTTTTGAGATTGAGCGCAGGCTTATTGAGAAATGTGATATTCCGGTATTTCATGATGACCAGCACGGTACTGCCATCATCACCGCGGCTGCAATTCTGAACGCGCTGAAGGTCACGGGAAAGAAACCGGGAGAGCTGCGGATCGCTTTCAGCGGCGCCGGGGCGGCGGGAATTTCCATCGCAAAGATGTTTCTGCGGTTCGGCTTCGGCGATATCATTCTCTGCGGCAGCAGGGGGACGATCTATGAGGGAGCGCCGTATAACAATCCGGAGCAGGAGGCCATGGCGAGGGTGACCAACAAAGACAACCTGGCGGGTTCTCTCGCGGACGCGATGAAGGGTGCGGATATCTTTATCGGCGTTTCCAGACCCGGCGTCGTGACGCAGGATATGATCCGATCTATGGCGAAGGATCCCATCGTGTTCCCGATGGCCAATCCGGTCCCGGAGATTATGCCTGAACTGGCCAGAGAAGCCGGTGCGGCGGTTGTGGGAACCGGACGCTCAGATTTCGCGAACCAGGTCAATAATGTCATCGCCTTTCCGGGGATCTTCCGCGGCGCGCTTGACTGCCGGGCGACAAAGATTACCGAGGAGATGAAGGAGGCCGCGGCGAGGGCGATCGCGGCCGTAATTCCTGAGGAGGAACTCAGAGCGGATTACGTGCTCCCGGACGGATTCAACCCCCTTGTGGTGGAGCGCGTGGCAGCAGCGGTAAAAGAGGCCTGGGGAAAATACGGAGCATGA
- a CDS encoding alanine/glycine:cation symporter family protein translates to MDGIFNAVDQLFAGVVPISNFLWDFPTNYEWYASIPILGQYSLGILFLLGCGIYFTFKLGFVQIKGFKTGLKLLSPKRKKGETGTTPLQAFLISMGGRVGAGNIVGVTGAISLGGPGAIFWMWISALFGMATAFSEATLSQIFKEKKGNEYVGGFTFYIQKIWKNKIWVGTAMCVMYLIYNLLSIPVHTFHVFTAASSIMNVFVGRTTDVSEPAYYIIAAVIIVVIAVIAFGGIKNAVSFADGAVPFMALLYLAITFVLILLNLDKVPGFFAAVFVQAFKPQSIFGGVFGVTLANGLKRALLSNEAGMGTSTQASSIADQNHPCEQGFVQAIGVFVDTIVICSLTGFIVSAGAIWEDKNINWSEISLDKIGTFLASIRALVPGTKLDGTVVVIVALCFGLFAFTTLVCDLTYSEIAANKISQSKEFIRFIRVLGAFIFVPLGTLTVLAGLQLDNLWTVSDLINIVLVFINVPTLIIGRKYVIAAYNDYKMSKGKRFVAADIGVDSDVWTEEAALEKKAE, encoded by the coding sequence ATGGATGGAATTTTCAATGCAGTAGATCAGCTTTTTGCCGGAGTAGTTCCGATTAGTAATTTCCTTTGGGACTTTCCGACTAATTATGAATGGTATGCGTCAATTCCGATTTTAGGGCAGTACTCACTTGGCATCTTATTTTTGCTCGGCTGCGGAATTTATTTTACTTTTAAACTGGGATTTGTACAGATTAAAGGATTTAAGACCGGTTTGAAACTGTTATCGCCAAAACGCAAAAAAGGGGAAACGGGAACAACCCCATTGCAGGCTTTTTTGATCAGCATGGGCGGTAGAGTTGGTGCTGGTAATATCGTTGGGGTTACCGGTGCGATTTCGCTGGGCGGTCCGGGAGCCATATTCTGGATGTGGATTTCTGCTTTGTTTGGAATGGCGACAGCATTCAGTGAAGCTACCCTCTCGCAGATCTTTAAAGAGAAAAAAGGAAATGAGTATGTCGGAGGATTTACTTTCTATATTCAGAAGATCTGGAAGAACAAAATCTGGGTTGGCACGGCGATGTGCGTGATGTATCTGATTTACAATCTTCTCAGCATACCGGTTCATACCTTCCATGTTTTTACGGCAGCAAGTTCGATTATGAATGTTTTTGTCGGCAGGACGACGGACGTAAGCGAACCCGCATATTATATAATCGCAGCGGTAATTATCGTTGTGATTGCAGTTATCGCTTTTGGAGGAATCAAAAATGCGGTTTCTTTCGCGGATGGAGCAGTTCCTTTTATGGCACTTCTGTATTTGGCAATTACCTTTGTGCTGATCCTCTTGAATCTCGATAAGGTTCCCGGATTTTTTGCGGCAGTATTTGTGCAGGCGTTTAAACCGCAATCGATTTTTGGCGGGGTGTTCGGTGTGACTCTGGCGAATGGATTGAAGAGAGCTCTGCTGTCAAACGAGGCCGGTATGGGAACTTCCACTCAGGCATCGTCTATCGCAGATCAGAATCACCCTTGTGAGCAGGGATTTGTGCAGGCAATAGGTGTATTCGTTGATACGATAGTGATTTGCTCGCTGACTGGGTTTATTGTGTCTGCGGGAGCAATTTGGGAAGACAAAAATATCAATTGGAGTGAAATCAGTCTTGATAAGATTGGAACTTTCCTTGCATCAATAAGAGCGCTGGTCCCGGGTACAAAATTAGATGGAACTGTTGTTGTTATTGTGGCTTTATGCTTCGGATTGTTTGCATTTACGACGCTGGTTTGTGACCTGACGTATTCGGAAATCGCAGCGAATAAAATTTCTCAGAGCAAAGAATTTATTCGCTTTATCCGTGTGCTGGGCGCATTCATCTTTGTTCCTCTTGGAACACTGACTGTTCTCGCGGGACTTCAGCTGGACAATCTCTGGACTGTCTCTGATTTGATTAATATCGTGTTGGTGTTCATTAATGTACCGACATTGATTATTGGAAGAAAATATGTTATAGCAGCTTATAATGATTATAAGATGTCAAAAGGAAAAAGATTTGTTGCAGCAGACATCGGAGTGGATTCAGATGTCTGGACTGAAGAAGCAGCACTGGAAAAGAAAGCGGAATGA
- the argH gene encoding argininosuccinate lyase: MALWGGRFEKDMDQIVKEFNASIGFDQRMYNEDIDGSIAHVTMLAAQGIVTEEESRQIIDGLEKIREKIRSGEIVFTVEDEDIHMGIESRLIEEIGEVGKKLHTARSRNDQCQVDGRLYLKEQIRTIVAELIELEEVILRKAEQYAEAITVGFTHIQHAQPITVGFVFMAYFQMFRRDIERLTDTYERMDLCPLGACALAGTTFPTDRARTAELLGFRAPTENAMDSVSDRDYAIEFLSDASISMTHISRWAEEFAWWNTSEFSYIAIDDSFCTGSSIMPQKKNPDMAELLRGKSGRVYGDLMQMLTVLKGTPLAYNKDFQEDKEGLFDAVDTWKACIRIFAKMLDKTEFRMDQIEKQLSKGFLNATDVAEHLAMEGIPFREAHNIVGHMVKACEERGCQLEELDEESLQAIDPRLSREALGDISIPACVSARKSFGGTAPDEVRRQIRVGKNWLETLKD, encoded by the coding sequence ATGGCTCTTTGGGGAGGCAGATTTGAAAAGGACATGGATCAGATCGTGAAGGAGTTCAACGCTTCCATCGGGTTTGACCAGAGAATGTATAATGAAGATATCGACGGGAGCATTGCGCATGTGACCATGTTGGCGGCGCAGGGCATCGTCACGGAAGAGGAGAGCAGACAGATTATAGACGGCCTGGAAAAGATCCGGGAAAAGATCCGCAGCGGTGAAATCGTATTCACTGTGGAGGACGAGGATATTCATATGGGCATCGAAAGCCGCCTGATCGAGGAGATCGGCGAGGTGGGCAAGAAACTGCATACTGCCCGCAGCCGCAACGATCAGTGTCAGGTGGACGGGCGGCTGTACCTGAAGGAGCAGATCCGCACCATTGTGGCAGAACTCATCGAGCTGGAGGAGGTCATCCTGCGCAAGGCGGAGCAGTACGCGGAGGCGATTACCGTTGGATTTACCCATATCCAGCACGCTCAGCCCATCACCGTCGGATTCGTGTTTATGGCGTATTTCCAGATGTTCCGTCGGGATATCGAGCGTCTGACGGATACCTATGAAAGAATGGATCTCTGCCCGCTGGGAGCATGCGCTCTCGCCGGCACCACCTTCCCCACAGACCGTGCCAGAACCGCGGAGCTTCTGGGATTCCGTGCGCCGACGGAGAACGCGATGGATTCCGTTAGCGACAGGGACTACGCGATTGAATTTCTCAGCGACGCGTCGATTTCCATGACGCATATTTCCCGCTGGGCAGAGGAGTTTGCATGGTGGAATACCTCGGAATTCTCCTATATCGCCATCGACGACAGCTTCTGCACCGGCTCCAGCATCATGCCGCAGAAGAAGAATCCGGATATGGCGGAGCTGCTCCGGGGCAAGAGCGGCAGAGTATACGGCGATCTGATGCAGATGCTCACCGTGCTCAAGGGAACGCCTCTCGCCTACAACAAAGATTTCCAGGAGGACAAGGAAGGGCTGTTTGACGCTGTGGACACCTGGAAGGCGTGCATCCGGATATTCGCGAAGATGTTGGACAAAACCGAATTCCGCATGGATCAGATTGAAAAACAGCTGTCAAAAGGCTTCCTGAATGCGACTGATGTCGCGGAGCATCTTGCGATGGAGGGAATTCCGTTCCGGGAGGCGCATAATATCGTTGGTCACATGGTCAAGGCGTGCGAGGAACGCGGCTGTCAGCTGGAAGAACTGGACGAGGAATCTCTGCAGGCCATCGATCCGCGTCTGAGCCGGGAGGCGCTGGGCGACATCAGCATTCCGGCGTGTGTCAGCGCCAGAAAATCCTTCGGCGGGACAGCTCCCGATGAGGTTCGCCGCCAGATTCGTGTCGGGAAGAACTGGCTTGAGACATTGAAGGACTGA
- a CDS encoding sigma-54 interaction domain-containing protein — MKKIAVVATKKEYADFLTDNISKFLGRYAEFNSYSIPEVERQGGITEDFVLISAFNIFQQVRKRISSNSEIIVLSLSLSKKQMERLSEIPKGTRALLVNFDNRSCMHTITSMYDAGYRDVELIPYYGEGDYDHDIHVAITPNESHLVPKTIETVYNLGESSVDLNSLMAIADKLGVSEEFSTHEAIEARKEYYYMNSSMDRLLNDTASMTSKLEAMLKLMKDGIVITDELGKIYISNAKARELLQGRTAVLEGFNINEVLPEIDLSSTSETLIRTSGANLIVAPVEIINGDETAGHIVTITDFDEQEEKQHGMRAKLSGADHIAHYHFEDILGESPSIRKTVETAKRMAASDAAVMITGESGTGKEMFAQSIHNASRRSRYNFVAVNCSAIPENLLESEMFGYEEGSFTGARKGGKIGFFELAHKGTIFLDEIGEMPLSLQAKLLRVLEEKKVMRVGSSKNIDIDVRVISATNENLDRMMAEGKFREDLYYRLNVLPLQLPPLRERKEDILLILKSYTNKLNPGMKINTAAQKKLIRHGWRGNVRELRNVAEYLTSLGNLNITEKELPEFHDNAGKPYRPLEMRKPTFIEKFILNEGRDIELHGIILRELKTSFGQGERAGRKRLTNQINSNGEMYSEGEVRKALARLSAYGFVRSARGRGGSVITGEGRELLDAIEQLQTEGIMG, encoded by the coding sequence ATGAAAAAGATCGCAGTGGTTGCAACGAAAAAAGAATATGCGGATTTTCTTACAGATAACATTTCCAAGTTTCTCGGTCGATATGCGGAATTCAATTCTTACTCAATTCCGGAAGTGGAGAGACAGGGGGGAATAACCGAAGACTTTGTGTTGATCTCAGCCTTTAATATCTTTCAGCAGGTTCGTAAGCGAATCAGTTCAAATTCGGAGATTATAGTTCTTTCTTTGTCATTAAGTAAAAAGCAGATGGAACGTCTGTCTGAAATACCCAAAGGGACTCGAGCGCTCTTGGTCAATTTTGACAATCGATCATGTATGCATACGATTACATCAATGTACGATGCGGGGTATCGTGATGTAGAATTGATTCCGTATTATGGGGAGGGCGATTATGATCACGATATTCATGTCGCAATTACGCCAAATGAATCACACCTGGTTCCGAAAACGATTGAAACCGTATACAATCTGGGCGAGAGTTCGGTTGACCTGAACAGTTTAATGGCAATTGCGGACAAACTGGGCGTTTCAGAAGAATTTTCAACGCATGAAGCCATAGAAGCGAGAAAAGAATATTATTATATGAATTCCAGTATGGATCGTCTTCTCAACGATACTGCAAGCATGACCAGCAAGCTGGAAGCAATGCTGAAACTGATGAAGGATGGAATTGTCATAACGGATGAATTGGGAAAAATTTATATTTCCAATGCAAAAGCCAGAGAGCTGCTTCAAGGGAGAACGGCTGTGCTGGAAGGGTTCAATATCAATGAAGTTCTTCCTGAAATCGACCTTTCTTCAACATCAGAAACTTTGATTCGGACTTCTGGCGCGAATTTGATTGTTGCTCCTGTGGAAATCATAAATGGCGATGAGACGGCCGGTCATATTGTAACAATAACAGACTTTGATGAACAAGAAGAAAAACAGCACGGAATGAGAGCAAAGTTAAGTGGAGCAGACCATATTGCGCACTATCATTTCGAGGATATCCTTGGTGAAAGTCCTTCGATTCGTAAAACGGTGGAGACTGCAAAACGAATGGCAGCCAGTGACGCCGCGGTAATGATCACCGGTGAGAGCGGAACAGGGAAAGAAATGTTTGCGCAGAGTATACATAATGCTTCTCGACGAAGCCGATATAATTTTGTTGCGGTTAACTGTTCTGCCATTCCGGAGAATCTTCTGGAAAGTGAAATGTTCGGATATGAAGAGGGGTCGTTCACCGGTGCTCGAAAGGGAGGGAAAATAGGCTTTTTTGAATTGGCACACAAAGGGACCATTTTTTTGGATGAAATCGGAGAGATGCCTCTTTCGCTTCAGGCGAAACTTTTGCGTGTGCTAGAAGAAAAGAAAGTTATGAGAGTTGGCTCCAGCAAAAATATTGATATTGATGTGCGCGTTATCTCTGCAACCAATGAGAACCTTGATCGCATGATGGCTGAGGGGAAGTTCAGAGAAGATTTGTATTATCGTCTGAATGTACTTCCGTTACAGCTTCCACCGTTGAGAGAAAGGAAAGAAGACATTCTTCTGATTCTCAAGTCTTATACAAATAAATTAAATCCGGGCATGAAAATAAACACAGCTGCACAAAAGAAATTAATCAGACACGGATGGAGGGGGAACGTGAGAGAACTGCGCAATGTTGCAGAGTATCTTACCAGTCTTGGAAATTTGAATATTACGGAAAAGGAACTTCCGGAGTTCCATGATAATGCGGGGAAACCTTACAGACCTCTGGAAATGAGGAAGCCCACATTTATTGAAAAATTTATTCTCAATGAAGGCAGAGATATTGAGTTGCATGGAATAATTCTTAGGGAACTTAAAACATCGTTCGGTCAAGGTGAGCGCGCAGGACGAAAGAGGCTGACCAACCAAATAAACAGTAATGGTGAGATGTATTCAGAGGGTGAGGTAAGAAAGGCGCTTGCAAGGCTTTCTGCCTATGGCTTTGTGCGCAGCGCGAGAGGTCGCGGCGGAAGCGTAATTACGGGCGAAGGTCGAGAACTTTTAGATGCGATAGAACAGCTGCAGACGGAAGGAATAATGGGTTAA
- a CDS encoding polysaccharide deacetylase family protein, with protein MDNSIKWPDGKRCAVMFTFDVDGDTTWENGNKGLPNGDRYLRSLSVGRYGPNRCVDRIMAKLEEYGVRATFFVPGLTAERYPDLIRRIDAQGHEIGHHGYAHERFAGRSTEEQIEIIEKSQDIFRKLIGKEITGFRTPSGDWAVETPKLLYERGFRYSSSMRGDDRPYRTVIDGEPTDFIEIPTKWELDDYVAMAYNMYPAEPCGQDRISCYRNVEDNFLREFEGHYRYGLAISFMGHPQVLGSPGRIRILDHLLRNITARDDVWVATGSEIADWYRRQYPIGKEAE; from the coding sequence ATGGACAACAGCATAAAGTGGCCGGACGGAAAACGGTGCGCGGTCATGTTCACGTTCGACGTGGACGGGGACACGACATGGGAAAACGGTAACAAAGGCCTGCCCAACGGCGACAGGTACCTGCGGTCGCTGAGCGTGGGCCGGTACGGACCGAACCGGTGTGTGGACCGCATTATGGCGAAGCTAGAGGAATACGGCGTGCGCGCGACATTCTTTGTGCCGGGGCTCACAGCGGAAAGATATCCCGATCTGATCCGGCGGATCGACGCGCAGGGACATGAGATCGGACACCACGGATACGCCCACGAGCGATTCGCGGGAAGGAGCACGGAGGAGCAGATTGAGATCATCGAAAAGTCGCAGGACATCTTCAGGAAGCTGATCGGCAAAGAAATCACCGGTTTCCGGACGCCCTCCGGCGACTGGGCGGTCGAGACGCCGAAGCTTCTGTATGAGAGAGGCTTCCGCTATTCCAGCTCAATGCGGGGCGACGACCGGCCGTATCGGACCGTTATCGACGGAGAGCCGACAGACTTCATTGAAATTCCCACCAAATGGGAGCTGGACGACTATGTGGCAATGGCCTATAACATGTATCCGGCAGAACCCTGCGGACAGGACAGGATCTCCTGCTACCGGAACGTAGAGGACAATTTCCTCAGAGAATTCGAGGGACATTACCGTTACGGACTCGCGATTTCCTTCATGGGGCATCCCCAGGTTCTGGGATCACCGGGCCGCATCCGGATTCTGGATCATCTGCTCCGGAACATTACGGCAAGAGACGATGTCTGGGTGGCGACCGGAAGCGAAATCGCTGACTGGTACCGCCGGCAGTATCCGATCGGAAAGGAGGCAGAATGA